The genomic segment TAGCGCTCATTATGATCTTCTTTATCTCATCATCGGCTTTATCGGGCGGTTTTGAAAATATAACTCTTACTTTTGGGGTAGATAGAGAAGAAGGTAGATTTAAATTTCCATCAAAGACGACGATACATTCATCCTTACGCTTTGAGAAGAAATCAGAGAGAATAGAGACGAGATTTTCCCTTGCCAATTGCGGATTCTCAATAAATAATTTTCGTAGATCAGGGGATTTGTGTATTAAATTATAACCGTCAATTATGTAGGTTTTCCTTGTCAACTTTTGGATTTGATTTTGTTGAAGAAGATAATGTTGAGAAGTTTGTTCGTGAAAAATGCAGCTGTGAAGTTTGGATATTCAAGCCCTGCCAATGGACATAGCTCTACAATATCAAATCCGACAACATTTTTTTGTGAGCAAACTTTTTTGAGAAGTTCAATGGTTTCGTCCCAGTATAAGCCATTTGGGACCGGGGTTCCAACAGCAGGGATGACGCTCGGATCAAAATAATCAAGATCAAATGTTATGTAGACATTTTCGCCAAGTTCAGAGACGATAGCATCTTTCCAATCATTTCCATTTTTGTTATACTTACCTGATTTTATTTCCCAAGCGTAGAAGGTTTTTATTCCGTTTTCTTTTATAAATTTTGCTTCCTCAACATCTTGGGCTCTTATCCCAACTTGGACAAGGTTTTTATTAAACTCATAAACACGAGCGAGGGCGCAAGCATGGCTGTATCTATTGCCTTCGTATTCATCTCTTAAGTCGGAGTGCGCATCAAAGTGAAGAATTGTTAAATTTGGGTAAAATTCCGAGTAAGCTTTCATAGCTCCGATCGCAATCGTATGTTCACCACCAATCGTAACGACGAATTTATCCTTTTTCAAGAGTTCAAGAACAGTATTGTAAACAATCTCAATTGCTTTCTCGTCTTTTAAATCTGTGAAATCAAGTGGTTCAAGCGTTGCTATTCCTACTTCGCGGAAGAGCTCAAGGTTGAATTCTTCGTCATAAAGTTCAACTTGATGAGACGCTTCAAGAAGCTTTTCAGGTCCGAGGATAGTCCCTTTTATATAACTTGTTGTGTGCTCGTATGGCGCAGGTAGAATTACAATTTTTGAATTTTCAAGGTTTGAGAAATCCTCTGGAATTGAGAGAAAATTTCTGTCTTTGCCCAATGTTTTCATATGAGGGTTTGGTATTTTTTGAAAAATATAAAATCAGAGTTTTTGAAAATCAAATTATAATACAAAAAGATTCACTGCGGGTCTTGTTCTGATGACTATCTGCTAAGCAAGGGGCTTTCAGCGTAGGGATTCCCAAAATTTATGGTAAACGCATCTAAGAACTTGATAAAATTGTGGCTCTTCTATAAATTTAGTTTGAGTAGAATCAAAAAGGTGAAGAAAGATGAGAAGGGAAATCGTAATAGTTTGCGCTTTCCTTTTTGTTTTTTCTTTTCTCTTCGCTCAAGAAAGGGGAATAGGTTTGAGGGAGGTTGGGAGAACAGATTTGCAAAGTTTTTATCGCGAATCGTGGGCGGTTATAATTGGTATTGATAATTATCTGAAAGCGCCGAAGTTGAGATACGCTGTTAAAGATGCAAGTGAAGTTGCAAAAGTTCTGATTGAGAAATTTGGGTTTAAAAGTGAAAATGTGATTCAGCTTTACAACGAGCAAGCGA from the Candidatus Kryptonium sp. genome contains:
- a CDS encoding NYN domain-containing protein, which produces MTRKTYIIDGYNLIHKSPDLRKLFIENPQLARENLVSILSDFFSKRKDECIVVFDGNLNLPSSLSTPKVRVIFSKPPDKADDEIKKIIMSANLKDRLKFIVVSSDNEIINCAKACGSGRISSEEFWKILNSDKIKNKTQNDEKPFVKLTQEEIKKMFRE
- the speB gene encoding agmatinase, yielding MKTLGKDRNFLSIPEDFSNLENSKIVILPAPYEHTTSYIKGTILGPEKLLEASHQVELYDEEFNLELFREVGIATLEPLDFTDLKDEKAIEIVYNTVLELLKKDKFVVTIGGEHTIAIGAMKAYSEFYPNLTILHFDAHSDLRDEYEGNRYSHACALARVYEFNKNLVQVGIRAQDVEEAKFIKENGIKTFYAWEIKSGKYNKNGNDWKDAIVSELGENVYITFDLDYFDPSVIPAVGTPVPNGLYWDETIELLKKVCSQKNVVGFDIVELCPLAGLEYPNFTAAFFTNKLLNIIFFNKIKSKS